From Antricoccus suffuscus:
GTACCCCTCGTCGGCGTCGTGCTGGCCGACCTCGTGCGCTACCTCGTGCTCTTTGTCATTTTGATCAGCACCGCGCTGCTTATGGGCTTCGACGTCGGCGGTCACTGGGGCGGTGTCTTCGCGTCATTGACGCTGGCGGTCGGTTTCGCGCTGTGCTTCTGCTGGGTCTCGGTGTGGATCGGCATGACGGTCCGCACACCGGGCGCCGTGCAGGGCGTGATGTTCATGATCGTCTTCCCGCTTTCCTTTGGCAGCAGCGCTTTCGTGCCGGTGGATACGATGCCCGGCTGGCTCCAAGCATTCGTGCACGTCAACCCGATCACCCACGTGGTCGACGCGGTACGCGGGATGATGCTCGGCGGTCCGGTCGCCGGGCCCGTCATGTGGACACTCGTTTCGATGGGCGCGTTGCTGGTGGTCTTCGTGCCGCTCGCGATGCGCGCCTACAAGCGCCGCACGTAAAGCAAATGCACCAGGCGTACCGTCTCGAACATGACTTTGACGATGTCGTGCGCCTTCAATACCTCCATGGACAGCCCCGAACATGCGCGAATCGCGGAAGAGCTCGGTTACACCCGCGCCTGGTTTTATGACTCTCCCGCGATTTGCGCCGACGTCTGGATGCAGCTAGCCCGGGCCGCCGACCGTACTAACCGGATCGGACTCGGCACCGGCGTACTCATCCCGGCGCTGCGCCATCCCATGATTACGGCGACCGCGATCGCCAATCTCGTGGAGGTTGCCGGGAAGGATCGAGTCAGTATCGGCGTCGGCACCGGATTCACCGGTCGGCTCACCCTC
This genomic window contains:
- a CDS encoding ABC transporter permease, coding for MTATATAPRPTAPHDLRVGTTSSNKNNYLRHALVLAKRSLYKTLRTPESLIDVTLQPIIFLLMFVYIFGGAISGGAPSHYIQFLVPGLLGQTIAMASIAVGQYLNSDIDKGVFDRFRSLPIGRSVPLVGVVLADLVRYLVLFVILISTALLMGFDVGGHWGGVFASLTLAVGFALCFCWVSVWIGMTVRTPGAVQGVMFMIVFPLSFGSSAFVPVDTMPGWLQAFVHVNPITHVVDAVRGMMLGGPVAGPVMWTLVSMGALLVVFVPLAMRAYKRRT